The Glycine soja cultivar W05 chromosome 3, ASM419377v2, whole genome shotgun sequence genome window below encodes:
- the LOC114405247 gene encoding uncharacterized protein LOC114405247 has protein sequence MGRSRGKGKKLTISNEEDAISEEEEKVPKQKRRGRPHKLYKEDFDEEEIEEILEEDATSGDNVMNVVSSKEMNGCVYLNNLSIQQQNSAVKIQQIAEKWKLQIQQQPLPLVYEDQLHQASNPARK, from the exons ATGGGTAGAAGTAGAGGAAAAGGTAAAAAGTTAACTATTAGCAATGAGGAGGATGCCAtaagtgaagaagaagaaaaggttcctaagcaaaaaagaagagggaGGCCACATAAACTGTATAAGGAAGACTTTGATGAAGAAGAAATTGAGGAAATATTAGAAGAGGATGCTACTAGTGGTGACAACGTTATGAATGTAGTGTCTAGCAAAGAGATGAATGGATGCG TTTACCTGAACAATCTCAGCATTCAGCAGCAGAATTCAGCAGTCAAGATTCAGCAGATTGCGGAAAAGTGGAAATTGCAGATTCAGCAGCAACCACTGCCTCTAGTGTATGAAGATCAGCTACACCAAGCATCAAATCCTGCaagaaaatga
- the LOC114406834 gene encoding elongation factor Tu, mitochondrial-like — MATIVLRNCSSTSRRLFPLTSQIHSSFTRSPLSPPVFTNDSTSSSSSSSSSSNPWWRSMATFTRTKPHVNVGTIGHVDHGKTTLTAAITRVLADEGKAKAVAFDEIDKAPEEKKRGITIATAHVEYETAKRHYAHVDCPGHADYVKNMITGAAQMDGGILVVSAPDGPMPQTKEHILLARQVGVPSLVCFLNKVDAVDDPELLELVEMELRELLSFYKFPGDEIPIIRGSALSALQGTNDEIGRQAILKLMDAVDEYIPDPVRQLDKPFLMPIEDVFSIQGRGTVATGRVEQGIIKVGDEVEVLGLMQGGPLKTTVTGVEMFKKILDQGQAGDNVGLLLRGLKREDIQRGQVIAKPGSVKTSKKFEAEIYVLTKDEGGRHTAFFSNYKPQFYLRTADVTGKVELPENVKMVMPGDNVTAVFELISAVPLEAGQRFALREGGRTVGAGVVSKVLS; from the exons ATGGCTACAATCGTTCTCAGAAATTGCTCTTCCACTTCTCGGCGCCTCTTCCCCTTAACCTCTCAAATCCACTCTTCCTTCACTCGTTCCCCTCTCTCTCCTCCCGTTTTCACCAATGACTccacatcttcttcttcttcttcttcttccagtTCCAACCCCTGGTGGAGATCCATGGCCACCTTCACCAGAAC GAAACCTCACGTTAATGTCGGAACTATTGGACACGTGGATCACGGGAAGACCACGCTTACTGCAGCAATCACCAGG GTGCTTGCGGATGAAGGGAAAGCTAAAGCTGTTGCCTTCGATGAAATCGATAAGGCTcctgaagagaagaagagaggaatCACGATTGCAACG GCACATGTGGAGTATGAGACTGCGAAAAGACATTATGCTCATGTGGACTGCCCTGGACACGCAGATTATGTTAAA AATATGATTACAGGAGCTGCCCAGATGGATGGAGGTATACTTGTTGTATCCGCACCTGATGGACCTATGCCTCAAACCAAGGAGCACATTCTTCTTGCTCGCCAA GTTGGTGTGCCATCTCTGGTGTGTTTTCTAAATAAAGTTGATGCAGTTGATGATCCAGAGTTGTTAGAGCTTGTAGAAATGGAGCTCCGTG AGCTTCTGAGCTTCTACAAGTTCCCTGGGGATGAAATCCCTATCATTAGAGGTTCAGCATTGTCTGCCTTACAGGGTACAAATGATGAGATCGGAAGACAGGCCATCCTAAAATTAATGGATGCTGTGGATGAATACATTCCTGACCCTGTTCGCCAACTTGACAAGCCTTTCCTAATGCCAATTGAAGATGTGTTCTCAATTCAG GGACGTGGAACAGTTGCCACTGGCCGTGTTGAACAAGGGATCATTAAAGTTGGTGATGAAGTGGAGGTGTTGGGTCTAATGCAG GGTGGTCCTCTGAAAACAACAGTAACTGGAGTTGAGATGTTCAAGAAGATTTTGGATCAAGGACAG GCTGGTGATAACGTGGGTCTTCTTCTCCGTGGTCTGAAGCGGGAAGACATTCAACGTGGTCAG GTGATTGCCAAACCTGGTTCTGTAAAAACATCCAAGAAATTTGAGGCAGAGATATATGTACTCACAAAGGATGAGGGAGGGCGACACACTGCTTTCTTCTCTAACTACAAACCTCAGTTTTACTTGAGGACTGCTGATGTCACTGGAAAAGTAGAGTTGCCCGAAAATGTTAAAATGGTTATGCCTGGAGACAATGTTACTGCCGTGTTTGAATTGATTTCAGCAGTTCCACTTGAAGCAG GACAAAGATTTGCCTTGAGAGAAGGTGGAAGAACAGTTGGTGCCGGTGTGGTGTCAAAAGTACTGAGCTAG
- the LOC114406835 gene encoding uncharacterized protein LOC114406835, giving the protein MVQSLCLMASHGYPPGLVLHPQVLGLPCSTMKGYQTFFPSPVAKADLIRYQSPCLDPSPCEESTKSQNEWFDYKKFVNVDFSVERPMLINDQANCSNAVLFGFGIVEQCSKHDEILKVLMSETAEAGIDGGNLSLLSDLMKLQLSGIDETQQPSSSLIYPTGKFNIPKHFLYFVQDSALSSKITVHPDGQMTFMGTAIELKDLLSVVAESCLSKWSRRDEKQSMLVPHFSWVNINELERSHSSTLKNQSTLTAPLKSPEKVKLKPSPKKTKKVGRERDLYKNSSHACETLLSLMVDKKRCRKTAILSLKKSSPELPELLTQFSAGIAGTGLAVLLSVMCNLACGRATFCTSSLFNTGFGLGLVWLSGVVNKLRATIVNISKNAGKLGLKEEEMMQKLDKSIRDIYYTAAALLAVVVLRLA; this is encoded by the exons ATGGTGCAGAGTCTCTGTTTGATGGCTTCTCATGGTTACCCTCCTGGCCTTGTCTTGCATCCACAAGTACTGGGCTTGCCCTGCAGTACCATGAAG GGCTACCAAACATTCTTTCCTTCTCCAGTAGCAAAAGCAGACCTGATCAGATATCAGTCTCCTTGTCTTGATCCAAGTCCATGTGAGGAGTCAACGAAATCTCAAAATGAATGGTTTGATTATAAGAAGTTTGTCAATGTTGACTTCTCAGTTGAAAGGCCCATGCTTATTAATGACCAAG CTAACTGCTCAAATGCAGTTCTTTTTGGCTTTGGCATTGTTGAACAATGCTCTAAGCATGATGAAATTTTAAAGGTGCTAATGTCTGAGACTGCTGAAGCAGGGATAGATGGAGGGAATTTATCCTTGTTATCAGACTTGATGAAATTGCAGTTGTCAGGCATTGATGAAACCCAGCAACCATCATCATCTCTTATCTACCCAACTGGAAAATTCAACATCCCAAAGCATTTTCTGTATTTTGTTCAAGATTCGGCCCTTTCTTCAAAGATCACGGTTCATCCAGATGGTCAAATGACATTTATGGGTACCGCAATTGAGTTGAAAGATCTTCTCTCTGTAGTTGCTGAGTCATGCTTATCAAAATGGTCACGAAGGGATGAAAAGCAATCTATGCTTGTTCCACACTTCAGTTG GGTGAATATCAATGAATTAGAGAGAAGTCATTCCTCCACATTGAAGAATCAATCCACCTTAACTGCTCCTTTAAagag TCCTGAGAAAGTCAAACTGAAGCCATCACCAAAAAAGACCAAGAAAGTAGGCAGGGAGAGGGATCTCTACAAGAACTCTTCACATGCATGTGAGACCCTTCTGTCCCTGATGGTTGACAAGAAGCGATGTCGGAAAACGGCAATTCTCTCGCTGAAGAAATCCAGTCCTGAGCTTCCTGAGCTCCTGACACAATTTTCTGCCGGCATTGCTGGTACTGGCCTTGCAGTCCTGCTATCCGTGATGTGTAACCTAGCTTGTGGAAGGGCTACCTTTTGTACTTCTAGCTTGTTCAACACCGGGTTTGGACTTGGGTTGGTTTGGCTTTCTGGGGTAGTAAATAAGCTAAGGGCCACAATTGTCAACATCAGCAAGAATGCAGGAAAGTTGGGTTtgaaagaagaggaaatgaTGCAAAAGCTGGATAAGAGCATAAGAGATATTTACTATACTGCTGCAGCATTGCTAGCAGTGGTAGTGCTAAGGCTTGCTTGA